A part of Scophthalmus maximus strain ysfricsl-2021 chromosome 20, ASM2237912v1, whole genome shotgun sequence genomic DNA contains:
- the fam136a gene encoding protein FAM136A: MAEAHQARVQGMVEEMVQSLERDHIRKMQGRMFRCSADCCDRSADSMSQVHHCIERCHTPLAKAQALVTSELEKFQDRLTRCTMHCNDKAKDLFDSGAKDTAVRSLMERCVGSCVDDHVNLIPSMTRRIKENLDSLEQ, from the exons ATGGCGGAGGCACACCAGGCGCGCGTGCAGGGTATGGTGGAAGAAATGGTCCAGAGCCTGGAGAGAGACCACATCCGTAAAATGCAG GGTCGCATGTTCCGGTGCAGCGCAGACTGCTGCGACCGCAGCGCAGACTCCATGTCTCAGGTGCATCACTGCATCGAGAGGTGTCACACGCCGCTGGCCAAGGCTCAGGCGCTGGTCACGTCAGAGCTGGAGAAGTTTCAG GATCGTCTGACCAGATGCACGATGCACTGCAACGATAAGGCGAAGGATCTGTTCGACTCCGGCGCCAAGGACACAGCTGTTCGGTCACTGATGGAGCGCTGTGTgggcagttgtgtggacgacCACGTTAACCTGATCCCCAGCATGACCCGAAGAATCAAAGAGAATCTGGACTCTTTGGAGCAGTGA
- the pcyox1 gene encoding prenylcysteine oxidase 1, producing the protein MSTMSLHTLTLTALLFLGLWTTGRRSLASAPELQEQPKKIAVVGAGIGGTAAAYYLRQEFGAGVKIDVFESGTVCGRLATVKVGDHEYETGGLLIHPLNLHMKHFVEKLGIPLRKDVSSKMAIFDGKELTFEESDWFIINFLRMLWQYGFNLLRMQMWVESILDKFMRIYQYQQYGYSFSSVERLLHAMGGDGFLTLMNQTLEEVMIGEGFSQVFLNDFVAPITRVSCGQSVRIHGFAGASSLAGADSGLWAIDGGNRRVCSGLLYNSKSDLIPARVTSIAVKVRPSKTGSTATFYEVSYVGESGSAHSLYDIVLIATPLHQGKSDIAFSGFSPPMPSHYPGRYHQTVSTVVHGLLNMSYLGTTEPASEFTVSDVRTTDSKGSVIHRLTSLDPVHIPDGYKRPPASHAKVWRVSSPQPLTQEQLRDMFLSWDSVSESRWLAHPAYHPPHRKTPPFILHNRLYYLSAVEWAASTMEMSAISARNVALLAHHRWHGQAGKIDQEDLHTRLRGEL; encoded by the exons ATGTCTACTATGAGTCTTCACACCCTGACACTGACAGCACTGTTGTTCCTGGGGCTCTGGACCACAGGCAGGAGAAGTCTGGCCTCGGCCCccgagctgcaggagcagcccAAAAAGATAG CCGTGGTCGGCGCAGGTATCGGCGGCACGGCGGCAGCGTATTACCTGAGGCAGGAGTTTGGAGCCGGAGTAAAGATCGATGTGTTTGAATCTGGGACTGTTTGCGGGCGACTGGCGACAGTGAAGGTCGGGGATCACGAGTATGAGACGGGAGGTTTATTGATCCATCCTCTGAACCTACACATGAAGCACTTTGTTGAAAAACTAG GTATTCCTCTGAGGAAAGATGTCTCCTCGAAAATGGCGATCTTTGATGGGAAGGAGCTCACGTTTGAGGAGAGTGACTGGTTCATCATTAATTTCTTACGCATGCTCTGGCAATACGGGTTCAACTTGCTTCGAATGCAGATGTGGGTGGAGAGTATTTTGGACAAATTTATGAG GATCTACCAGTACCAGCAGTATGGTTACTCGTTCTCGAGTGTGGAGAGGCTCTTACACGCCATGGGTGGCGACGGTTTCCTCACCCTGATGAACCAGACTCTGGAAGAAGTCATGATAGGGGAAGGGTTTTCACAGGTCTTCCTCAACGACTTCGTTGCACCCATCACTCGCGTCAGCTGTGGTCAAAGTGTCCGCATCCATGGGTTTGCAG GAGCCTCGTCGTTAGCAGGAGCAGATTCGGGCCTGTGGGCCATAGACGGAGGCAACAGGAGGGTTTGCTCAGGGCTGCTGTACAACAGTAAGAGTGATCTCATCCCTGCCAGAGTGACCTCCATTGCAGTCAAGGTCCGACCTTCCAAGACAG GCTCCACGGCCACTTTCTATGAGGTCAGTTATGTCGGGGAATCCGGCTCCGCTCACTCTCTGTATGACATTGTGCTCATTGCTACGCCACTTCACCAGGGAAAGTCTGACATCGCCTTCTCCGGCTTCTCGCCTCCAATGCCGTCTCACTACCCTGGGCGCTACCACCAAACGGTGTCCACCGTGGTCCATGGCTTGCTCAACATGTCCTACCTCGGTACAACGGAGCCGGCCTCGGAGTTCACTGTGTCCGATGTCCGCACCACCGACTCAAAGGGCTCCGTCATCCACCGCCTGACCTCTCTCGACCCCGTGCACATCCCGGACGGTTACAAACGACCCCCTGCCAGCCACGCCAAAGTCTGGAGGGTGTCCTCCCCACAGCCGCTGACTCAGGAGCAGCTGCGGGACATGTTCCTCTCCTGGGATTCAGTGTCCGAGAGTCGGTGGCTGGCTCATCCCGCGTACCACCCGCCGCACCGCAAGACCCCGCCCTTCATCCTGCACAACCGGCTGTACTACCTCAGTGCGGTGGAGTGGGCGGCCAGCACCATGGAGATGAGTGCCATCTCTGCCAGGAACGTGGCCCTGCTGGCACACCATCGCTGGCACGGACAGGCCGGCAAAATCGACCAGGAGGACCTGCACACCCGACTAAGGGGGGAACTCTGA
- the gmcl1 gene encoding germ cell-less protein-like 1 yields the protein MGSLGSRFQSPSQGLEEVIEGTSTSRKHSCECKKRKRNAPCDCDSEQEEDDAILDTPRRKKLKSTSRYIYQTLFLNGENSDIRICALGQEWNLHKVYLCQSGYFSSMFSGSWKESNMMEICLEIPDQNIDTEALQVVFGSLYRDDVLIRPSRVVSILAAACMLQLDGLIQQCGETMKENISAKTVCGYYACASIYGLDSVMKKCLEWLLNNLMTNQNVELMKELGAEVMEQLIQSSDLFVMQVEMDVYTALKKWMFLQLNPSWDGPIKQLLADADAWLCKRRTDLCEKEPFLNTDEGASFCSVFKYVRLQYIINDLASARILERDNILPPDWLTSVYKNQWFAMLRTEFDNDNGPQEANKDEFELSSMRCGRKLTKDGDYCWRWTGFNFGFDLLVTYTNRFIVFKRNTLSQPCGGAVSLTARRHLAYRLRLASFDSRGKLVCSRSTGYQLLTLEKDQEYVVMHLDSRLLSFPLYVCCNFLYTSHQSDNRPDCSEKESSAHSVS from the exons ATGGGAAGTCTCGGCAGCAGGTTCCAGTCCCCGTCTCAGGGGCTCGAGGAAGTCATAGAGGGCACAAGTACCAGTCGCAAACACAGCTGTGAGTGTAAGAAAAGGAAACGAAACGCCCCGTGTGACTGTGACAGTGAGCAAGAGGAGGACGATGCCATACTGGATACACCTCGCAG GAAGAAACTGAAAAGCACATCAAGATACATTTATCAAACCTTGTTCCTGAATGGTGAAAACAGTGACATTCGCATCTGTGCTCTGGGACAGGAGTGGAATCTCCACAAAGTGTACCTGTGccag TCGGGATATTTTTCCAGTATGTTCAGCGGCTCTTGGAAGGAGTCAAACATGATGGAAATCTGCTTGGAGATCCCGGACCAGAACATAGACACTGAGG ctCTACAGGTGGTATTTGGATCTCTGTACCGGGACGACGTTCTGATCAGGCCCAGCAGAGTCGTCAGTATTCTCGCCGCTGCCTGCATGCTACAACTG GATGGTTTGATCCAGCAATGTGGAGAGACCATGAAGGAAAACATCAGTGCCAAGACTGTGTGTGGCTACTACGCTTGTGCCAGTATCTATGGCTTGGATTCAGTCATGAAAAA GTGTCTCGAATGGCTTCTGAACAACCTGATGACAAACCAGAATGTCGAGCTGATGAAAGAACTTGG GGCAGAGGTGATGGAGCAGCTCATTCAGTCCTCGGACCTGTTTGTCATGCAGGTGGAAATGGATGTATACACTGCTCTGAAAAAG TGGATGTTTCTGCAGCTCAATCCATCATGGGATGGTCCCATCAAGCAGCTTCTGGCGGACGCCGATGCCTGGCTCTGCAAGCGCAGGACTG ACCTGTGTGAGAAAGAGCCCTTCTTGAACACAGATGAAGGTGCATCTTTTTGCTCAGTGTTCAAATACGTCCGTCTCCAGTACATTATCAACGATCTGGCGTCTGCGCGCATCCTGGAGAGAGATAATATTTTGCCCCCTG ATTGGCTGACTTCAGTGTACAAGAACCAGTGGTTTGCGATGCTGCGAACAGAGTTCGACAATGACAATGG TCCCCAGGAAGCCAACAAAGACGAGTTCGAACTGAGCAGTATGAGGTGCGGAAGGAAGCTGACAAAAGACGGAGAT TACTGCTGGCGATGGACAGGCTTTAACTTTGGCTTTGACCTTTTGGTGACCTACACAAACCGCTTCATAGTCTTCAAAAGGAATACGCTGAGTCAGCCATGTGGGGGAGCCGTGAGTCTGACGGCTCGGAGACACCTGGCATACAG GTTACGTCTCGCCTCCTTTGACAGCCGTGGAAAACTGGTCTGCAGTCGCTCTACGGGTTACCAGCTTCTCACACTTGAGAAAGACCAG GAGTATGTGGTGATGCACCTGGACAGCCGCTTGTTATCATTCCCGCTCTACGTGTGCTGTAACTTCCTGTACACGTCACACCAGTCGGACAACCGTCCAGATTGCTCGGAGAAAGAAAGCAGTGCCCACAGTGTGTCTTGA